The Colius striatus isolate bColStr4 chromosome 23, bColStr4.1.hap1, whole genome shotgun sequence genome segment CTGTAGTTAAGGTTACACTGAAACTCCTTGTTAAAGCATGTGAAAACAAGTTAATATACCAGAATATTGTCTTGTGGAGCTAAAACCTTTCACTCTCCTACTGTCAAGGGCATCTATTTCCTCTTATAGTTTGAGGCAAACCTCCTCAGCTGTTTTGCTTACGTGAAAACACTTTCCACATTTACAAGTTCTGAGAGTTTCTTTTGCATGCTAATTATTCTAAACCAGTTATTCTAATCTCTCCCAGCTTTGCCCAGGGGTTGCCAGTTGACAGGTCAACCAGAGATGCCTTGCTGAAGCTTAACTGTGCACTGGCAGTTAAGACTTTAGCGACCTGCTTGGGATAATTTCATACCTGATATGCCCACAAAGTTTGCTTTTTTAAGTATTACTGGCCAAAACACAGTGTGATCATTTTGCTTGAAGGGGTTTGATAAACAATTGCTAACAGTGAAAGTAATTACACCTTGGTAATTGTGGCTGCTCTGCCCAATAATGGTAAAGAATCTGTGTGCAGGTAAGAGTCAAGCTCAAGAGGAGAGGTCAAATGATGAGGCCAGTGCTATAAACTCTTCAGTATCTCCTACACTCATTGAAATGATGATGCTCTTCCCAGATAATGCTGACAACTCTTGAACAACACTGACAGCAAAGACATTGGGAGTCCATACTGAGGTTAGAAATCAAATCAATGCAACAGTTTGGGGATCAGCACTCAGAAGAGGTGTTTCTACAAACCTTTTGCTACCTGTGCTAACTGTAGTAGCTAAATTGATTCTCAAACCTATTCAGTTGTCTTGCAATCCCTCTAAAAACTTTGAGATCCAAAGGCACACAACATGCAAGGACATAAGATAGGGTGTATTTTCTTATGGCTGCAAGCCTCCTCTTAAACACAGCAGAGGACTGCAACATGCAAGAGGAGGAATTCCACTCTGCATTGCTTCTTGagtacaataaaaaaaaaaagccaagcacACTTTCTTTCATCTCAAATCTTGATCAAGAAAATGACTTACTCTGGTAAGTTTCAGGCAATCAGACTTTTTTTCAGTCCACACAAATGCTAATCATCCACGAGCAGAGGCGTCAGTATCAAAACAAGCACTTAATGAGACATCCCTCTAACCCAATCTTTCTGAAATCAACtctcaagcatttaaaaaagcagaactgCATTGCTGCATATGCTGCATGGTGAGCAAACCCCTGAACTCTTGAGGACAGTAACGTTTCTTACCTGAGTGGATAAGCATGTGTTGTTTTAGGTTCTGAATGCGAGTGAAGCGGACCCCGCAGGTTGGACACTGAAAGGGTCTGTCTGGACCGTTTGGGCTGggtctctctgtgctgctggtagAAGGAGCAATGTAGAGTTGGTAGGGATACTGAACGTTCTCCAAACTACAAAGAAAAGATTCACTGATTTACAAGCACGCTACGGGGAAAAAACACAATTCAGAAGCCTTGGGTGTGGAAAGCTGAAGCTCCAACACACTggtatgagaagaaaaagactgTGGTTTCCCATTTCTGCTGAGATCTGTATGCTGGGAATTTCTGCCTCTACAGTAATGTGTCTGAGCAGCACCCAGAGTCTCACACTCACTGGCACTGCACACCAGAGAAAAGCCTCTGACGTCTGCTCTGTTGGGCAACAGGGCTGAGCACCAGCTGCAAACTGAACTTGATTTTCCAGGCATGGGCATTGATGATTTACAATCAGCAAACAGCTCCTGAGGAAGAATTTAAAGAACTGAGCAAATTGGAAAGCAAAGGAATATTTTTGCACTTTCAGTGACAtttacaaatgaaatgaaagccagttcattttcatttcaatccAAGGACAATGAACAAACAGGAGTATCTACAACTATGTATTTCTGAGTTTAAAATCTTAACCTAATTAGTCAATACTTACTCCTTGTCTGATTCAATCTGCTCTACAGGAACAGCTCAAGTGCTGCACTTCAAAAACAGCACACAGACTGTAATAAAGGAACAATTTAACTTCCAAAGCAATTTATTTTGAGCTGACTAATTGCTCCTACATAGCCTCTAGCTGCAAATTGTTTGAGGGACCTGCAGCGTTATAATCCCAGTCCTCTGGCAAGGAACTTGCTTCTCTAAAGGCCAtagtgaaataaaaccaaatctgcTGGTACATACAAACAAGAGGAGTTTGTACTCACCTGGGGTTTCCCTGTCCTGAGCACTAAGGTCTATTATTTTTTGTTGAAACAGGTATTTCAGCTTGCTCACAGCCCGATGACAGATCGGACGTCACTGGCAGCAGGGAACTGCTCTGACCCCAAATACTCCACAGCCACGACAATGCCACTTTAGTGTTACTGAACTGTAATGTCTGAAAtgtactgagaagaaaaacaaacctacAGCCATGTCTCCTGATGCACATCATCAGAAAAACTCCACAACTGAACAAATCCTTTCGCTGGTCTGCTTCCAATCTTGAGCCTAGATTGTTGGTTTCAAGGTTAGGCTGAGTTTTTGGGCTCCTACCATTCACAGGAGTGGAATGTGCACTTTTTCCCTACATAAAACCTTTGTGATGAGAATGGCTGGCTTAAAGCAGATAAAATAGGAATCATGAGGCTCTCTAGCTACCAGTGACTGCCATGTCTTTTTCAATCCTTCTGCTGTGAGCAGCCTGAAATACCTATTGGTGACATAACTGCAGACCTTATAGCACAAGGAAGAAATTACATTTGAAACACAatcatattttctctctcccctgctgcTTTTTACCCTCCTGTACATACTCAATTTTTCATGACTTGCAATTTGGGATAAATGTGGCATTTAACAGGTGAGATTTGTCTAACATCTCAGAGCATTTCTGTAACAGCCAGATAAAGAGATAGGTTTAAAATGGTTTCACTCGGATGCTAAAACATTCTGCTTgccatttctgctgcttttcatcaAGAGATTACATACATATTTAACTATGTAGAACTAAACTCTGACAAATGGGGATGCCCAAATGCTCAGTGAGCTTAGAAATGTTCTCTATTTGTAAATAACAATTAGTTTAGAGAAGTGGAGGCTCTGGTTGCACTGGATCAGAGAGATCTTTTCTAACTGAGTGTTTGCAACTCCTTTTGAAATGCAGCCATGAATTGATACAAAAGCTGTTAAATACCTAAGGCTGAATTACTGACCTACCTTAGAAAAGTGTATTACAACCCAAATGTGAAATACCAGAGAGAGAATGCATCAGACTTCACTGTGAAATGGGAGATTTAACACTTTGAGTCCTCTGCATCTAAGCTGACAATTACATATGACCTGCTGTTTATGGGACACTGATTAAGGAGGTGGATCAATTAATGATGTTAATTATTTAACACAAAACTCACACGATAAGACATCTTAAATTTTGGAATATTTAAGTGGTGAGGCTGTACTATTGACAGGCCTTTAGATGGACTAGTCTTTGTTTTATGAATAGAAGTATCTGACTCACTACAAGAGACATATTTCAGTGTGTCCACTCAAATCTGATTTGGTCACTGTAAGAATCTGTCAATAAAGCAATATACAACCCAGATTTAAAGTGATCAGTACAGTCTTGGCACTGTCTTGAACTTATAAATCACTTGGTACAATGTTAAAATTCTAGTACATTCCCACAATTGATGTGCAAGTTCCAGTTCACTTTGCTGATGCTTCTGTTAATCTGAGACTAATTGTTTTCAAACCTGGGCATGAACTAAGGCAAATattctttccttccctgcatGGAAGAGATCTTTCACTGGGAATTTTCAGTGGGTTTAAAGGATTTTATATCATTTGAATTTTCTAAGCAGTCTCTGCTGAAGCTCTGCAATTTCCCAGGACAGCTCTGAAGTGTGTATGCCACTTGACTTTCAGAATGGTAACTTTACAAACCTGGATCAGTTCTAATGCAACACATGCTCCTACTATCTATTCAGACCCTAAGTGCTGGGTGTTATTTTTACACTGAGGTTTGTTAGCAGATAGATAAAATCTTCTatgtcacacacacaaaaaacctcTTATCCAGGCAGTTATTTTCCCTTCAAATTTAATACTACAACAGGACAGGTTTTAGATAGAAATGGCAAGAGAGATTTTATGAGCTCTGAAAATACAGTTCTTGATAGTTATCTCTACAGGGAGGTTCACTTGACACAGTTTCTGAAACAACTCCCAAAGGTTCACACTTCTTCCTCAGACCCATTTGTCTAACTATGCCAAAGCCAACTTGAAAAAGGTTGCTTAGAAAGGGATTAGCAAGCTATACACCCCAGCTGACAGCACaagagcaaagaaataaaagtcaaAGCTGTCGTGTGTACCCTTGGATGCCACTTGCAGGTACACTTTGCTAAAACAGAACGTCTTCAACCAAACAGACCCATTGGAGTTGGGCCTTCTCTGCCAGCCTTCCCTTATAAGGGATTCCCTTCCTAAATCTCTCATGTCAGCACAGCAAAAGACTGCTAAATATTTACAACAAGTGACACACAGCATCTTGGGAAGAAGCTACACACAGAAAAGTTTGAGAGGAAAGACTTAAGGCCGCTCTGGCTGTTCTGTGGTTTAACAGCAATAGCAAGGCTTGGTGAAGTCAAGACTAGGTACCTGTTTTCATTTGGTTGCTTTAGGTCAGCTTCAGCATGCATGAAACCTGTTTCACAGTAAAGGTTTTTAAGTATCATTTATTAATAAAGAGCAGTGataaaaaaacagcaaaaaaaccccaccaagaTGTTTCTTCACCAGTGTTGCCTGGAAATAGacaggaaatgaaaagcaacaaGTAAGCAAATTCTGACGTTCATCACGTACGTTCTTCTGAAGCATCTGAACCTTCAGGCACTGATTGTACTTTGATCAACACAGGTGTACGACCAACTAAACCTTCTGGGATTAAGGCTGGGTAGGTGAGTTACAGCACAGCACTTGCTGCAGAACAGTTTGCACACCACAGTGGTACGTACCGGTCGTCATCATCTGCGTGAGCGTTAGTGCCAGAGGTGCTTTGGAGTGTGGGCAATCCCTCCGTAACCCCCTCATCTATTGAGCCTaggcaaaggggaaaaagagggCAACTTAATGCAAATAAGAGCTCAAAAAGGGTTAGGGAGGCAGGTAAATACACATAAAGCTTGTATTCACAAATCTCTGAGAGACATTACGTCCTGGGTGAGGAGGTTATGTGGGGGAAATCATCTAGAAACCCCAAAATCAACATCTTCCAACTCAACTTCTCCCTTTCACAGATTGGTAAATGGACAATTCAATAAAGAACAGGTATTTGGCACAccaagaaaacagaatgaatCTACACTGAACACATCCAGTGCTGACACTGTAAAGCAGAAATGTTACCTTCACCTTAAGGGACTATTGCATCAATTTCCACCAACATTCATCAAATTTCTTAAACAATGAAGAGTTCAACCCTGCTACACGACATTGCTTTTGTGTTCCACTCTATACATTTGTTGAAAACGCCATCAATTATTGATAAGATGCTGAGACAGGAAGAGCCCTTTGAGAAATTAGAAATGCAACACAAAAGAGACCAAACATCTGTTTGTGAGAGAAATAAATGCACAAAACCGTTCCGGGGCTTTGTTCAGTGCACCAATATTCAAGCAAATGTAGCTCAAGTGGGTTTTGGGAACAGAACTGAAGGTAAATGcagcagtaaaacaaaacaacctctGAAAGATGATTGTCTTCATGTGTTATGGGGACAGTGATGGGAGGAAACTTGCATTTCTAGGGGTTTCAAAGTAACAGTAACACTTTAGGTTTGGTTAGGAGCTGATAAAGTGTGTTTGGGAAATTGAGCACGGTGCAACCTCTGAAGTTACAAAAGTTAATCCCCTTTGGATTTGCCCTTCTTTCACTTCACTGAAAAGTCTACTGAACAAGAAGCTCTTAGGTTTAATTTTACACCTTCACCTCTTAAATGGAGACAGTGTTAATGAGTTATGAAAATGCCTTCTCAGACATAGGTATTGTTGTAACCATAATGACTTATTTATCAAGGCCCTGCTTCATGTCTCCTTCCCTATTATAAAGTGCTGCCAAATATAATCAATTGCAAATTAACAATTCTTGAAATTGCCTAAAGAGTGAATAAGAGCTTTCTGTAACATCAGAAAGAGTGGTAGGAATGCTTTTATGAATGCACTATAAAACACTGAGATAAATATATGCAATTATACAAGGAAAATACATTCAGGGAAGAGAAAGCTGTACTTTTACCAGATCTTGCTGCCTCCATTTACTGATCTTACATTACTGCACGAGGAAATCTGACTTTGGGGGGTACAAAGTGCTTTCTAGCTACAAAGCATGCCTCATCATATATTAGGTAGACTTAAAAACCAAGAGCATTGTTTCTCTTTATAGTAAAATGGGAATAAAACCCATCTGAGGATAGTTATGCCAAGACCACTAAATATTAATCCAAACATATTGAAAGATAAAGAACAGATTTGCACTTGGATGACTTCAGTAACATTCTCAGTAACAGACATTGAAGTTTAAACTTTATAACCAGTAAAGCCTAAAATCATAGGATCAAAGAATggtggggcttggaagggacctttagagatcatccagtccaactcccctgctaaaccagatcccacctagatcaggtcacacaggaacacgtccagatgggtttgaagacctccagagaaggagcctccacaccctccctgtgcagtctgggccagggctccctcacctcacagtgaaatagtttttcctcatgtttaaatggaacttgttgtgttccagcttctttccattaccccttgtcctgtccaaAGGGTCAGGTACATGACCTCAGTGGTACTAAAGTCAGAACAGGAAAGAGCAAACGGAAAACTTCCCCCTAAAAAGCCACGTGGCTTCAAAACAGAGACCTTTTGAAGCCAGATGTGTAAGTCGGTTGTCAACAGAAATCTGCTCAGGAAACTGTCTAAAGCAAGAACAGAATTCAGTAAGGGCTGTTGGAGTAGGTGTTAAGAGTACTTGTCTccagcaaagaaaacattttcacttgGAAAAACTGAGGATTACCTGAATAGTTTAAACAATGCTGATTAGGTCTTGCAGTCCTGGAATGGTCAGACTGATCTAAAGCTGGCTTTCTTCAGAGAAGGCACAGTGTTTCACTgacccaaaaaccccaaacaatgcAGGCTAGCAGGTTGCTTTTATTAACTTTGTTGGAgtttatatatttaattaaGTGAAGGAGCCTTTCATGTATACATTATTTGAATGAAGCAGACCAGCACATTTGCCATTCTTATGGGTCTTCAAACAAAACAGGCTTTATTAAAAATCTTGCAGTAAATAAAACTCTACTGAGCACAAGTGAAGTcactgaaatgaaagcaaaacagctgACTGGGACAAAATTCCTGTAATTAAACTAGAAATATTGCAAAATCCCCATTTTCTCACTTAATGAAAGTCATTCTGCatagagagggaaaaaaggatTGTTAAAGTTAACCTTTAAGTCTTATCTATTAATAAACAGCCTGATAAGAGAGCCCAAAACTGGCTTCAAATTGTCtttcatggaagaaaaaaaaaggaaaaaggtttcTGTCAACAATTGGCAGTATTTGAAGAAGCAGCTTGAGAACCAAATCCCCCAGAAATTGAAAGATTCTCGATACTATAACTGCGGGTTTGTTTTTGTCTGGGGCATTAAGATGACAGCGTTCCACCACTTATTTTGCAAATCCTCTTACAAAGGCTCTCTGTCATGATTATACAAGATTTTATGTCTGATGCAAAGTACCACTCTATCCCTATGTGGCTACAGCCACAAGTCTTTCAGATTTGGTGTTACAGCTCAGCTGAGATCATGCCTTTTGACgctaatgaaaacagaattctTTTCCCCAGTCAAACAACCAGAGGTAAGGAGGGGTTATCCATCTCTGCTGAATACAGAGACCTACTAACGGGCTTATCTCTCTCAGCTGCCTTCTGCagaattgtttaaaaaactCCCAAGCTTCACTCCTCCCATCAGGGTTTCTATGTAACATAAAACAGGCCAAAAAAAGTTTCACAGAGCATGAAACCTCCCCCTCTCACAAGGCAGATTTCCTCCAGTAAAACCACAAGTGCAACTTATGCCTATTTGTACACATATATTTAAGCTCAGAAATGGTCATACCTATAGAGGAAGACTGCGGGCTGATCAGGAGATCTTCCTGCACTTGCTCGCTTCCTGGGACTGTCTGTTGATCGCTCAGCGAGCTCTGGGACGCGCTAACGGGCTGCGAGACTTCCTCGTGAACCTCCTCGTCGCTTAACCTTTCCACTTTGACACGCACATCTTCTTCAATCACAAGGGGAGAACTGGCTTTTGTGCTCTCACAAGCCACGTAATCTGCAATTCTTCTGTTGGATTCGGAGGGCCCAGGCATTTCCAAAGTCCTAGAGTTCTCCGCCTGCTTCACCTTCTCAGACTGAAGCCTTCGATCGATTCCAAAAGGAAAAGTCCAGGGAAAAGCTAAGGAGGAGTCCACGGGTTGATTTCTGGACTCTGGGTAAGAGGTGGAAGGATTCAGCACTTGGGGGGAACTTGTTTGTGTGTTACACTTCAGGGGGCTCTCAGGAGACATAACCAAGTAGCTCTTGCGCTTCCGCCGCGACTCTCGGCACACGGGGATGGTTCTCTCCACCACGCTGCACTCGGAAGAAACCGGAGAGAGGCTGCCATCTCGAGAAGTGAAATTGCAGTTTGCACTGTTCTCCTGTCCTGCATCCAGCACTTTTTCTTGCTGGCTGTTGGGTGTATTCCACAAAATGCTGGACTTCATGAATTCCGAGCACGTGCTGGCGACGCTGAACATCTGCATGTAGCTGGCTGCCGCCAGCACGTCGATGATGTTCTCTGTATTAATAGACAGAGTTGCCGTGTAAGCGTATTCCAGGAGAGGTATAAAACCAGTCACCGTCACGTGGTGCAGGTCTAACACACTCTTGCTCTCATCTTCTGCTTGGCCCACGAGTTTGGAACGGAAGAAGTCGCTGCAGGCTGCCAAAACCACTTTGTGAGCCCTGAAGATCTTGTCCTGGACACGGATGGTGATATCACAGAAATGCCCGTCGTTGCGGAGCATGTTCAGCTTTCCCAGCATCTCCTGACTGTGAGCAGGGGAATTATGAGTGAATGTTTTAACACCCATTTTTTCCACCTTTCCCCTAGTGTTCTTTCCACATACGAGAGATCGCAGGTATCCtgaaagaaagagcaaagctgTCATTTTCATCTCTGAAAGCCAAAGTGGCTTCATGATTATAAGGCTCTGTATGAAGAAAATTCAGCTCAATTCTCTAGGGTTAGGATTTTCTAGGATCCAGGCTGTGCAATGGACTAATTCTGCAGAAATCCAATTACCTACTTGTGATACTCAAAAACACAGATAAAATTCTTTTCAATCTATCACTAATATCATCTTCCCTGTTTCTGTTACTGCCCACTCAAATTCCCAACAccttaaaagaaaaccaaatgtcTGTAATTCTAAAAAGGAAGCACTTTCAAAACTGCCATCTACATAAGAAACCTGTACTTTTATTTTCTGGGCTCAGGAAACTAGTGATCATGGTTCTTATAGCTGACAAACTGagtcaaatgtttcttttaagaGGAAAAGACATTAGCTTGGGTCCACTTAACAAGTGTGCAGAAGCAAGCAAATCTCCCAGAGAAAGTATTTAATACCAGAAAAGCTTCAGAGAAACTATAGCATGAATTTACAGAGTTCAAGCTACTAAACATTAACAGTTGGCACTAGCTCTGCTTTCCCGCTCTAGTGCAGGTACTGATTGCCTAAAGCTGCTCTTCATAAATGCTTCTGGCCTAGGATGAGAAGCTATTGGAAACTCCTTCAAAAACACAATGGATTATAAACCTTAAAGGAAAGTTTTGGTTTAAATCAAATGCACACAAATTGATTTTATAGATGGGATAAACAATACAAGGAAGGTAACTTCTTCTGAGAAACACAAAGCTGCCTTCTCGGGGACCAGCTCTCTGCTACATGTGGGAGCAAATGCATGGGTTTTGTGCAAGGTCctgagggagcagaaaggacTGTATGCCTCATACTGACTGCAACTCTTAAGGTTGAAAACTAAATGCCTCTGATTTGAGTAGGATGAAGTTGATCCAGAGTTCACTCCCTCTGCAGTGCACAGGGGAAAGAGACTGTGCCAAGTGAGGTGCAGGACGTTCAGATAGCCTCTGCCACTGCAGTGGAACTTCTGCAGCCACCAAACCTGTCTCTGAGTGAGGAAAAGCAGTTCCTGGGTTTGCTCCAGTTATTTCACTGTCAAGGAAATACGAGCCACCACGTTTCACCTCCTTAAGGCCCCCCTCACGCTTCCATGAAAAGCCTTCTGTGTTCCACGAGACTCACACAATTAACACGATATAGAAAATATCATCTCAGTAAAGCTGGTGGCTAAACATCAACAACATGATTGGATCTGATTATTTCCTGGAGCCAGACAGCTCCTTCACATcatccctctcctttcccttacACATATGCAAAAAGCATACCACCCTTGCAAATTGCTCCTGTGGAGCTTCTCGGATACAAAGAGCGTTGCGAGTTTGGAACAACTTACCACAAATCTCACAAGCCTTAGCACAGATTGAAGTGGCAGCTGTCAGGGCCCACCTTGTTCTAC includes the following:
- the ZBTB44 gene encoding zinc finger and BTB domain-containing protein 44 isoform X3, translating into MGVKTFTHNSPAHSQEMLGKLNMLRNDGHFCDITIRVQDKIFRAHKVVLAACSDFFRSKLVGQAEDESKSVLDLHHVTVTGFIPLLEYAYTATLSINTENIIDVLAAASYMQMFSVASTCSEFMKSSILWNTPNSQQEKVLDAGQENSANCNFTSRDGSLSPVSSECSVVERTIPVCRESRRKRKSYLVMSPESPLKCNTQTSSPQVLNPSTSYPESRNQPVDSSLAFPWTFPFGIDRRLQSEKVKQAENSRTLEMPGPSESNRRIADYVACESTKASSPLVIEEDVRVKVERLSDEEVHEEVSQPVSASQSSLSDQQTVPGSEQVQEDLLISPQSSSIGSIDEGVTEGLPTLQSTSGTNAHADDDDRTERPSPNGPDRPFQCPTCGVRFTRIQNLKQHMLIHSGIKPFQCDRCGKKFTRAYSLKMHRLKHEGKRCFRCQICSATFTSFGEYKHHMRVSRHIIRKPRIYECKTCGAMFTNSGNLIVHLRSLNHEASELANYFQSSDFLVPDYLNQEQEETLGQYELGEHGFESNSSVQMPVISQVSSTQNCESTFPLGSLGGLAEKEEDVPEQPKTNATAEATAGDPPKPELSSITIE
- the ZBTB44 gene encoding zinc finger and BTB domain-containing protein 44 isoform X1 — translated: MGVKTFTHNSPAHSQEMLGKLNMLRNDGHFCDITIRVQDKIFRAHKVVLAACSDFFRSKLVGQAEDESKSVLDLHHVTVTGFIPLLEYAYTATLSINTENIIDVLAAASYMQMFSVASTCSEFMKSSILWNTPNSQQEKVLDAGQENSANCNFTSRDGSLSPVSSECSVVERTIPVCRESRRKRKSYLVMSPESPLKCNTQTSSPQVLNPSTSYPESRNQPVDSSLAFPWTFPFGIDRRLQSEKVKQAENSRTLEMPGPSESNRRIADYVACESTKASSPLVIEEDVRVKVERLSDEEVHEEVSQPVSASQSSLSDQQTVPGSEQVQEDLLISPQSSSIGSIDEGVTEGLPTLQSTSGTNAHADDDDRLENVQYPYQLYIAPSTSSTERPSPNGPDRPFQCPTCGVRFTRIQNLKQHMLIHSGIKPFQCDRCGKKFTRAYSLKMHRLKHEGKRCFRCQICSATFTSFGEYKHHMRVSRHIIRKPRIYECKTCGAMFTNSGNLIVHLRSLNHEASELANYFQSSDFLVPDYLNQEQEETLGQYELGEHGFESNSSVQMPVISQVSSTQNCESTFPLGSLGGLAEKEEDVPEQPKTNATAEATAGDPPKPELSSITIE
- the ZBTB44 gene encoding zinc finger and BTB domain-containing protein 44 isoform X4, whose translation is MGVKTFTHNSPAHSQEMLGKLNMLRNDGHFCDITIRVQDKIFRAHKVVLAACSDFFRSKLVGQAEDESKSVLDLHHVTVTGFIPLLEYAYTATLSINTENIIDVLAAASYMQMFSVASTCSEFMKSSILWNTPNSQQEKVLDAGQENSANCNFTSRDGSLSPVSSECSVVERTIPVCRESRRKRKSYLVMSPESPLKCNTQTSSPQVLNPSTSYPESRNQPVDSSLAFPWTFPFGIDRRLQSEKVKQAENSRTLEMPGPSESNRRIADYVACESTKASSPLVIEEDVRVKVERLSDEEVHEEVSQPVSASQSSLSDQQTVPGSEQVQEDLLISPQSSSIGSIDEGVTEGLPTLQSTSGTNAHADDDDRLENVQYPYQLYIAPSTSSTERPSPNGPDRPFQCPTCGVRFTRIQNLKQHMLIHSGIKPFQCDRCGKKFTRAYSLKMHRLKHEVTS
- the ZBTB44 gene encoding zinc finger and BTB domain-containing protein 44 isoform X2, giving the protein MGVKTFTHNSPAHSQEMLGKLNMLRNDGHFCDITIRVQDKIFRAHKVVLAACSDFFRSKLVGQAEDESKSVLDLHHVTVTGFIPLLEYAYTATLSINTENIIDVLAAASYMQMFSVASTCSEFMKSSILWNTPNSQQEKVLDAGQENSANCNFTSRDGSLSPVSSECSVVERTIPVCRESRRKRKSYLVMSPESPLKCNTQTSSPQVLNPSTSYPESRNQPVDSSLAFPWTFPFGIDRRLQSEKVKQAENSRTLEMPGPSESNRRIADYVACESTKASSPLVIEEDVRVKVERLSDEEVHEEVSQPVSASQSSLSDQQTVPGSEQVQEDLLISPQSSSIGSIDEGVTEGLPTLQSTSGTNAHADDDDRSTERPSPNGPDRPFQCPTCGVRFTRIQNLKQHMLIHSGIKPFQCDRCGKKFTRAYSLKMHRLKHEGKRCFRCQICSATFTSFGEYKHHMRVSRHIIRKPRIYECKTCGAMFTNSGNLIVHLRSLNHEASELANYFQSSDFLVPDYLNQEQEETLGQYELGEHGFESNSSVQMPVISQVSSTQNCESTFPLGSLGGLAEKEEDVPEQPKTNATAEATAGDPPKPELSSITIE